From one Anopheles cruzii chromosome 3, idAnoCruzAS_RS32_06, whole genome shotgun sequence genomic stretch:
- the LOC128271801 gene encoding aminopeptidase N-like, whose amino-acid sequence MVKNRLLHLSTALLLLAAAVDRSVVSAGRPAWKWLLDSSDVTLIGPGQDDWSGTPESPVPDRRQAVDESYRLPNNTAPVHYTLALRTAIHENDRQFSGTVTILLQVLEPSITITVLNRGLVVQRASLRDESGVTELEQPAYETDPVTEHLTFTLAQLLQPGSRYSLRIEFTGTLQNNNNMGFFASSYLDNDGIRHYLASSKFEPTHARSAFPCYDEPLLKATFDLHLTHAATYNAVANMPALGAPEPDPDNAAYVTTRFVTSQIMSTYLVAFAVSDFQIRTAGQQTVYARSNVFEETEFPLDMGNKVLDALSAYTDVSYYDFMPKMTQIAIPDRGTGAMENWGLVAYGEPVLLFNPAINTYRNRKSVTTIIAHEYAHQWFGNLVSPHWWEWIWLNEGFATVYEYLAAQLAHPEGNYWELFTIEVVQNAFAADASETVRPMNWNAGSPNEIAALFDTVAYDKSGSVLNMFREAFGDANWRQGLNRYLGERKLDGATADHLYAGIHDALQASGVAAQLLPAGFSVRDLMESWTSAPGFPVLTVRRTYTDERSIILSQERFLSNKQLPDSHVYHVPYDFTDADTRDFTPSPTAFHWLSVKAAKIVTNVPHDKWIICNRQQTGYYRVNYDPDNWALIIDALRSDPTQIHHLNRAQLVNDAYNLARAERLDLGVALRLMTYLRRETEYAPWSAAGSALTYFYNKLRGTDSYEHFRTYVNYILADAYALLPIDSVTGTETMLQLYLKQFITTWACRIDHADCLQRTGQALTAAHTAGTAVHPDVSTAVYCNGMVAASDEQFVWVYDQFKNSRNQAHRMVLIDALACAQKPSQLESLLTVALGSGSDFNALLASERTRIVSAVYGASRAGVDAVIDFLSVPTNVVEFVQVLGQSTLNSAVSNVASRTNNANELARLNGLLTNLGTAVTETTAANARATAENNFGWFTTYEGLVAVEFFEKFATTPQEL is encoded by the exons atggtgaaaaatcgATTGTTGCACCTCAGCACcgcactgttgctgctggcggcggcagtggacAGAAGTGTCGTAAGCGCTGGCCGACCCGCGTGGAAGTGGCTCCTGGATTCGTCCGACGTTACGCTCATCGGGCCCGGGCAGGACGATTGGAGCGGAACGCCCGAATCGCCAGTTCCGGACCGTCGCCAGGCAGTGGACGAGTCTTACCGATTGCCCAACAACACCGCACCGGTCCACTACACGCTGGCCCTGCGAACTGCGATCCACGAAAATGATCGACAGTTCAGTGGCACCGTCACGATCCTGCTGCAGGTTCTCGAGCCCTCCATCACGATTACCGTGCTAAACCGTGGGCTGGTGGTGCAGCGTGCAAGTCTTCGGGACGAGAGCGGTGTGACCGAGCTGGAGCAACCGGCCTACGAGACCGATCCCGTCACGGAACATCTAACCTTTACGCTGGCCCAGCTACTGCAACCCGGCTCGCGCTATTCCCTGCGCATCGAGTTTACCGGGACGCtccagaacaacaacaatatggGCTTCTTCGCTTCCTCGTACCTGGACAACGACGGCATCCGGCACTACTTGGCCTCGAGCAAGTTCGAACCGACGCACGCCCGGTCGGCGTTCCCGTGCTACGATGAGCCCCTGCTGAAGGCCACCTTCGACCTGCACCTAACGCACGCGGCCACGTACAATGCGGTCGCGAATATGCCCGCACTCGGCGCTCCCGAGCCGGATCCGGATAACGCCGCGTACGTCACGACTCGGTTCGTGACATCGCAGATAATGTCCACCTATCTGGTGGCGTTCGCGGTGAGCGATTTCCAGATTCGTACCGCTGGCCAGCAAACGGTGTACGCCCGATCGAACGTCTTCGAGGAGACGGAATTCCCGCTGGACATGGGCAACAAGGTGCTGGACGCGCTCAGTGCTTACACGGACGTTTCGTACTACGACTTTATGCCCAAGATGACGCAGATTGCCATCCCCGATCGGGGAACGGGAGCGATGGAGAACTGGGGACTCGTCGCTTATGG AGAGCCCGTCTTGTTGTTCAATCCGGCCATTAACACGTATCGCAACCGGAAGAGCGTCACGACGATCATCGCCCACGAGTACGCCCACCAGTGGTTCGGCAATCTCGTGAGCCCCCACTGGTGGGAGTGGATCTGGCTGAACGAAGGCTTTGCCACGGTGTACGAGTACCTCGCGGCCCAGCTGGCCCACCCGGAGGGCAACTACTGGGAGCTGTTCACCATCGAGGTGGTGCAGAATGCGTTCGCGGCCGACGCAAGTGAAACGGTCCGTCCGATGAACTGGAACGCCGGGTCACCGAACGAAATCGCGGCCCTGTTCGACACGGTGGCGTACGATAAGTCGGGCAGCGTGCTGAACATGTTCCGCGAGGCCTTCGGCGACGCGAACTGGCGCCAGGGTCTGAACAGATATCTGGGCGAGCGCAAACTGGACGGTGCCACGGCGGACCACTTGTATGCCGGAATTCACGATGCCCTACAAGCCAGTGGTGTCGCCGCCCAGCtgttgccggccggctttAGTGTGCGCGACCTGATGGAGTCGTGGACTTCGGCCCCCGGGTTCCCGGTGCTGACCGTGCGCCGGACGTACACGGACGAACGGAGTATTATACTGTCCCAGGAGCGGTTCCTCTCCAACAAGCAGCTCCCGGACAGCCACGTGTACCACGTTCCGTACGACTTCACCGACGCCGATACGCGTGACTTTACGCCCTCGCCCACCGCTTTCCACTGGCTGTCGGTGAAGGCGGCCAAAATAGTGACCAACGTTCCGCACGACAAGTGGATCATCTGCAACCGCCAGCAGACGGGCTACTATCGCGTGAACTACGATCCCGACAACTGGGCGCTGATCATCGATGCGCTCCGTTCCGACCCGACCCAGATCCATCACCTGAACCGTGCGCAGCTCGTGAACGATGCGTACAACCTGGCACGGGCCGAGCGGCTGGACCTGGGCGTGGCACTACGGCTGATGACGTACCTGAGGCGGGAAACGGAGTACGCACCGTGGTCGGCTGCCGGGAGCGCACTGACGTACTTCTACAACAAACTGCGCGGCACGGACTCGTACGAGCACTTCCGCACGTACGTCAACTACATCCTGGCCGATGCGTACGCGCTACTACCGATCGACAGCGTCACCGGGACGGAGACGATGCTGCAGCTGTACCTCAAACAGTTCATCACGACCTGGGCCTGCCGCATCGATCACGCGGATTGTCTCCAACGAACGGGTCAAGCGCTTACCGCAGCTCACACCGCCGGCACTGCCGTCCATCCGGACGTCAGCACCGCCGTGTACTGCAACGGAATGGTCGCTGCCAGCGATGAGCAGTTCGTTTGGGTGTACGATCAGTTTAAGAACTCACGCAACCAAGCCCACCGTATGGTGCTGATCGATGCGTTGGCTTGTGCGCAGAAACCGTCCCAACTGGAATCGCTCCTCACGGTGGCGCTGGGCAGTGGCAGCGACTTTAACGCGCTCCTTGCCAGCGAACGGACACGCATCGTTTCCGCCGTCTACGGAGCGAGCCGGGCCGGTGTGGATGCGGTGATCGACTTCCTTTCGGTTCCCACGAACGTGGTGGAATTCGTCCAGGTACTCGGCCAATCGACCCTAAACAGTGCCGTGTCGAACGTTGCTTCGCGAACGAACAACGCCAACGAACTGGCCCGCCTGAACGGTCTGCTGACCAATCTCGGTACGGCCGTAACGGAGACGACGGCCGCCAATGCTCGGGCGACGGCAGAGAATAACTTCGGTTGGTTCACCACCTACGAGGGGCTGGTGGCGGTCGAGTTCTTTGAGAAGTTTGCCACCACACCGCAAGAGTTGTAA
- the LOC128271803 gene encoding E3 ubiquitin-protein ligase NRDP1 isoform X2 has translation MGYDLTRFQGEVDEELICPICSGVLEEPLQAVACEHAFCRGCITEWLSRQPTCPVDRNPITNNNLRAVPRILRNLLSRLNITCENAMYGCTLVLKLDTLAAHIEECEHNPKRPLPCEKGCGFVIPKDEYKDHNCFRELRSLVHSQQQKMGELKNEINDQNLVINELKRELNLVKDFMRAMRVSNPAMRAIADQMERDEVTRWCNGLARARVTRWGGMISTPDDALQLMIKRALSESGCPPHILDDLMENCHERRWPRGLSSLETRQNNRRIYENYICRRVPGTTIGKQAVLVLQCDNTHMNEDVMVEPGLVMIFAHGIE, from the exons ATGGGTTACGATTTGACCCGGTTTCAGGGCGAAGTCGACGAGGAGCTGATTTGTCCCATCTGTTCCGGTGTGCTGGAAGAACCGTTGCAG GCCGTTGCCTGCGAGCATGCATTCTGCCGCGGTTGCATCACCGAGTGGCTGTCGCGGCAACCTACCTGCCCCGTCGATCGCAACCCGATCACGAACAACAATCTCCGCGCCGTGCCAAGAATCCTGCGCAATCTGCTGTCCCGGCTGAACATTACCTGCGAGAACGCCATGTACGGCTGCACGCTCGTGCTGAAGCTGGACACGCTGGCGGCCCATATCGAGGAGTGCGAGCACAACCCAAAGCGGCCGCTCCCGTGCGAGAAGGGGTGCGGCTTCGTCATACCGAAGGACGAGTACAAGGATCACAATTGCTTCCGGGAGCTCCGCTCGCTGGtccacagccagcagcagaagatGGGCGAGCTGAAGAACGAGATCAACGATCAAAACTTGGTGATAAACGAGCTGAAGCGCGAACTGAATCTCGTGAAGGATTTCATGCGGGCCATGCGGGTCTCGAATCCCGCCATGCGTGCCATTGCCGATCAGATGGAGCGGGACGAGGTGACCCGGTGGTGCAACGGGTTGGCCCGGGCACGTGTCACGCGGTGGGGCGGAATGATTTCCACCCCGGATGACGCACTGCAG CTAATGATCAAACGGGCACTGTCCGAATCGGGTTGCCCACCGCACATACTGGACgatttgatggaaaactgCCACGAGCGTCGGTGGCCCCGCGGTCTCAGTTCACTAGAAACGCGCCAAAACAATCGGCGGATATACGAAAACTACATTTGCCGGCGAGTACCCGGTACGA CAATAGGTAAACAAGCCGTGCTGGTGTTGCAGTGTGACAATACGCACATGAACGAGGACGTCATGGTCGAGCCGGGACTGGTGATGATATTTGCACACGGCATCGAATAG
- the LOC128269887 gene encoding aminopeptidase N-like — protein sequence MVLRRKLPLLLLLVLVGSAVGQQRHAPYPEWSDREFAPVMRTQQASDHALSPKEVDQSYRLPSETVPTHYAIRLHTPELHTGGRAFSGAVDIFLDVIAPTRTITIHSRGLVINWAALFARQDDGLLVEFGFPQHEWDSRTEQLTFLVGSELPLGSYVLAIEYGGMLETNSDSGFFLKSYVNDEGVRRYVGTTQFESTNARMAFPCYDEPLLKATFSLSITHAAEYEAVSNMPIAERLELEGASEGYATTRFDTTPKMSSYLLAFGVSDFVAIQDGRQQVYARPNAIHEAGFALEAGVRILDALGEYTHVSYYEYMPKLSQMAIPNRGSGAMENWGLVKYGEPALLFNPARNTYRTRKGIAVVIAHEYAHQWFGNLVSPHWWSYIWLNEGFANLFGYIGADRAYPAERYWDLYAVENVQNAFGPDSSDSVRPMTQDATTPSAISGLFDSIAYDKAGSVLNMFRTVLGDDNFRAGLKVYFENRQLDGAVADDLYEGLQAAIDGKDVLPGGFTVKQLMDSWTTEPGYPVLTVRRNYDDGSVIVSQERFYADKREPNANLWYIPYSFAHASAPSFDDLSSFRWLAQKAERIEDTGAAADEWLVFNKQQTGYYRVNYDAHNWLLIAQALHSDPSAIHRFNRAQLINDAFHLARADRHDMALALDLLTYLVHETEYVPWAAANGVLNYFYDKLRGTAHYHDFIVYIDALIGPVFDGLGEFVPVPEGEPLLQKYLKQLVTTWACRLGYTECLRQTVAALSTAVETNTPVHPDVQYVVYCYGLKGATDAQYRWLFDQMLTSGNEIERSLLIDVMGCSQDRDQLASLFTVAMGSTSELESLLAGERTRIISSIYSAGRFGVEAIIETLSSNRALAQEFVDRFGQGQLNSVVANVASRTNNAAELEQLEGFLAALGDLISADTAESARRTVHTKNEWFTTYEGVRSTTFFADFSK from the exons ATGGTGTTAAGAAGGAAACTACCGCTGCtcctgttgctggtgctggtgggcaGCGCCGTGGGCCAACAACGCCATGCCCCGTATCCCGAGTGGAGTGACCGCGAATTTGCGCCCGTGATGCGAACGCAGCAAGCATCGGATCACGCCCTCTCGCCGAAAGAGGTGGACCAAAGCTATCGGCTTCCGAGCGAGACGGTTCCGACGCACTACGCGATCCGCCTGCACACTCCGGAGCTACACACCGGCGGTCGGGCTTTTAGCGGTGCCGTCGACATCTTCCTCGATGTGATCGCCCCAACCCGCACGATTACGATCCATAGCCGGGGTTTGGTCATTAACTGGGCGGCCCTGTTCGCTCGGCAGGACGATGGGCTGCTGGTGGAGTTTGGATTCCCGCAGCACGAGTGGGACTCCCGGACCGAGCAGCTGACGTTCCTGGTCGGTAGCGAGCTCCCGCTCGGGAGCTACGTGCTGGCGATCGAATACGGTGGCATGCTGGAGACGAACTCGGACAGTGGGTTCTTCCTGAAATCGTACGTCAACGATGAGGGAGTCCGCCGGTACGTCGGCACGACCCAGTTCGAGTCGACCAACGCGCGGATGGCGTTCCCGTGTTACGACGAGCCGCTACTGAAGGCCACGTTTAGCCTTTCGATTACGCACGCGGCCGAATACGAGGCCGTCTCGAACATGCCGATCGCTGAGCGGCTCGAGTTGGAGGGGGCCTCCGAAGGCTATGCGACGACCCGCTTCGACACAACCCCAAAGATGTCCAGCTATCTGCTTGCGTTCGGTGTGTCCGACTTTGTCGCCATCCAGGATGGGCGGCAGCAGGTGTACGCCCGGCCGAATGCGATCCACGAGGCCGGCTTTGCGCTGGAGGCAGGGGTCCGCATTCTCGATGCCCTGGGCGAGTACACGCACGTGTCGTACTACGAGTACATGCCGAAGCTGTCGCAGATGGCCATCCCGAACCGAGGGTCGGGTGCCATGGAGAACTGGGGCCTGGTGAAGTACGGTGAGCCGGCGCTCCTGTTCAATCCGGCCCGGAACACGTATCGCACGCGCAAGGGAATCGCCGTGGTCATTGCGCACGAGTACGCCCATCAGTGGTTCGGCAATCTGGTCAGTCCGCACTGGTGGAGCTACATCTGGCTGAACGAAGGGTTCGCCAATCTGTTCGGGTACATCGGAGCCGACCGGGCGTATCCGGCGGAGCGCTACTGGGATCTGTATGCGGTGGAGAACGTGCAGAACGCGTTCGGGCCGGATTCGAGTGACAGCGTGCGACCGATGACCCAGGATGCGACCACACCGTCGGCCATTTCGGGActgttcgattcgatcgctTACGACAAAG CCGGAAGCGTGCTCAACATGTTCCGAACGGTGCTGGGCGATGACAATTTCCGCGCGGGCCTTAAGGTTTACTTCGAAAACCGCCAACTGGACGGAGCGGTTGCGGACGATCTGTACGAGGGGCTGCAGGCGGCGATCGACGGCAAGGATGTGCTGCCGGGTGGCTTCACCGTCAAGCAGCTGATGGACAGCTGGACGACGGAACCGGGCTATCCGGTGCTGACGGTGCGCCGTAACTACGACGACGGATCGGTGATCGTGTCGCAGGAACGGTTCTACGCCGACAAGCGCGAACCGAACGCGAACCTCTGGTACATCCCGTACTCGTTCGCCCATGCGTCCGCCCCTAGCTTCGACGATCTGTCCAGCTTCCGGTGGTTGGCCCAGAAGGCGGAACGCATCGAGGACACGGGAGCGGCCGCTGACGAGTGGCTTGTGTTCAACAAGCAGCAGACGGGTTACTATCGCGTGAACTACGACGCACACAACTGGCTGCTGATCGCACAAGCCCTCCACAGTGATCCGTCCGCCATCCATCGGTTCAATCGTGCCCAGCTGATCAACGACGCGTTCCATCTGGCCCGTGCCGACCGCCACGATATGGCGCTGGCACTCGATCTGCTCACGTACCTGGTGCACGAAACCGAGTACGTCCCGTGGGCCGCGGCCAACGGTGTGCTGAACTACTTCTACGACAAACTGCGCGGTACGGCCCACTATCACGACTTTATCGTGTACATCGATGCCCTGATCGGTCCGGTGTTCGATGGGTTGGGTGAGTTCGTGCCGGTCCCGGAGGGCGAACCGTTGCTCCAGAAGTACCTCAAGCAGCTCGTCACCACATGGGCCTGCCGGCTCGGGTACACCGAGTGCCTGCGGCAAACGGTGGCTGCTCTGAGCACCGCCGTCGAAACGAACACTCCGGTCCACCCGGATGTCCAGTATGTGGTGTACTGTTACGGGCTGAAGGGGGCCACCGATGCCCAGTACCGCTGGCTGTTCGACCAGATGCTCACGTCCGGTAACGAAATCGAACGCTCGCTGCTGATCGACGTGATGGGCTGCTCGCAGGACCGCGACCAGCTCGCGTCCCTGTTCACCGTGGCCATGGGCAGTACGTCCGAACTGGAGAGCCTGTTGGCGGGCGAACGAACACGCATCATCTCCTCCATCtactcggccggccggttcggtgTGGAAGCCATCATCGAAACACTGTCCTCGAACCGCGCCCTAGCCCAGGAATTCGTTGACCGTTTCGGGCAGGGCCAGCTGAACAGCGTCGTGGCGAATGTTGCGTCGCGCACCAACAACGCGGCCGAGCTGGAGCAGCTCGAGGGCTTCCTGGCCGCGCTGGGTGATCTGATCAGTGCGGACACGGCCGAATCGGCCCGGCGCACCGTCCACACCAAGAACGAGTGGTTTACGACGTACGAAGGCGTGCGTTCGACCACCTTCTTTGCCGACTTTTCGAAATGA
- the LOC128271803 gene encoding E3 ubiquitin-protein ligase NRDP1 isoform X1 yields MGYDLTRFQGEVDEELICPICSGVLEEPLQAVACEHAFCRGCITEWLSRQPTCPVDRNPITNNNLRAVPRILRNLLSRLNITCENAMYGCTLVLKLDTLAAHIEECEHNPKRPLPCEKGCGFVIPKDEYKDHNCFRELRSLVHSQQQKMGELKNEINDQNLVINELKRELNLVKDFMRAMRVSNPAMRAIADQMERDEVTRWCNGLARARVTRWGGMISTPDDALQLMIKRALSESGCPPHILDDLMENCHERRWPRGLSSLETRQNNRRIYENYICRRVPGKQAVLVLQCDNTHMNEDVMVEPGLVMIFAHGIE; encoded by the exons ATGGGTTACGATTTGACCCGGTTTCAGGGCGAAGTCGACGAGGAGCTGATTTGTCCCATCTGTTCCGGTGTGCTGGAAGAACCGTTGCAG GCCGTTGCCTGCGAGCATGCATTCTGCCGCGGTTGCATCACCGAGTGGCTGTCGCGGCAACCTACCTGCCCCGTCGATCGCAACCCGATCACGAACAACAATCTCCGCGCCGTGCCAAGAATCCTGCGCAATCTGCTGTCCCGGCTGAACATTACCTGCGAGAACGCCATGTACGGCTGCACGCTCGTGCTGAAGCTGGACACGCTGGCGGCCCATATCGAGGAGTGCGAGCACAACCCAAAGCGGCCGCTCCCGTGCGAGAAGGGGTGCGGCTTCGTCATACCGAAGGACGAGTACAAGGATCACAATTGCTTCCGGGAGCTCCGCTCGCTGGtccacagccagcagcagaagatGGGCGAGCTGAAGAACGAGATCAACGATCAAAACTTGGTGATAAACGAGCTGAAGCGCGAACTGAATCTCGTGAAGGATTTCATGCGGGCCATGCGGGTCTCGAATCCCGCCATGCGTGCCATTGCCGATCAGATGGAGCGGGACGAGGTGACCCGGTGGTGCAACGGGTTGGCCCGGGCACGTGTCACGCGGTGGGGCGGAATGATTTCCACCCCGGATGACGCACTGCAG CTAATGATCAAACGGGCACTGTCCGAATCGGGTTGCCCACCGCACATACTGGACgatttgatggaaaactgCCACGAGCGTCGGTGGCCCCGCGGTCTCAGTTCACTAGAAACGCGCCAAAACAATCGGCGGATATACGAAAACTACATTTGCCGGCGAGTACCCG GTAAACAAGCCGTGCTGGTGTTGCAGTGTGACAATACGCACATGAACGAGGACGTCATGGTCGAGCCGGGACTGGTGATGATATTTGCACACGGCATCGAATAG
- the LOC128269886 gene encoding aminopeptidase N-like: MVRKFSADQLRRRRQFAVAAGLLLAALCHTAATATKLSPLREGALSSDGVLSPRGPASVARDVDESYFLPNNSIPTHYAISLRTDIHENVRTFSATTWVYLTILEPTSTLTMHFQELTIQAAFLYRVPNSGGNPIQIDQPTHTVNIVTEQLFFRSASQLAAGNYALRVVYTGSMRNYQSGYLVSQYRDDDDQWRYVGTTHFQATLARRVLPCYDEPALKATFDLEITHHRTYTAIANMPMTQSTVDPTDRDYMVTSFERTPRMSTYLLAFAVTDFVTRSNGRHQVTVRSNAVDDALYALDVGATILDRLAEYLDVPYYEYMPKITSIAVPDRGTGAMENWGLVTYGEPSLLYNPAVNTYRNRKRVTTVIAHEYAHQWFGDLVSPLWWQYIWLNEGFATLYEYYATRLADPGDEYWELFNGEVIQRAFIDDATETIRPLNQNAASQNDVAALFDVIAYQKAGSVLNMFRNVLGETRWQEALRSYLTERELSVADENTLATHLQRTVQGSQGVLPAGTTIHTVLASWTGAPGFPVLNVRRLYRDDGAMILSQERFLADRVLPTTHTWHIPYNYAYESSATFHDLSQFEWLTTRAAKIVTPVPDTEWIVFNLQQTGYYRVNYDRRNWDLLVDALLANHVAIHRLNRAQLLDDAFQLARADLLDMGVVLRMMRYLRRERDYAPWLAADKALRYLYEKLRGTDHEPVFRAFVSELIEEVYATVVPVDTVTDGETTLFKYLRELITGWGCRIGHADCLQRSRDALRREYGAAAVLDPTPVDPDVRAVVYCYGLQAEDATEEFTAIYQRFMASRNQAERTDLLNALGCSGSADNIRTLLATVQFSAIPGSGFVYLSEEKGQLFRAITDGGRLPINAMMEVFADATTLEQLIGVVGTDPIVSAINRIAERTNNPEELRRLETMLDAIGPSLPVSGALEVATARPQWFSTAEGLIVGQFLEGYNTV, encoded by the exons ATGGTCAGGAAGTTTAGTGCCGAtcagctgcggcggcggcggcagttcgCAGTGGCGGCCGGTTTGCTGCTAGCCGCCCTGTGCCACAccgcagccacagccacaaagTTGAGTCCGCTCCGGGAGGGGGCGCTCTCGAGCGATGGGGTGCTTTCCCCCCGCGGGCCGGCAAGTGTCGCCCGAGACGTGGATGAGTCGTACTTTCTGCCAAACAATTCGATCCCCACGCACTACGCCATCTCGCTGCGGACGGACATTCACGAGAACGTGCGCACGTTCTCCGCCACGACCTGGGTGTACCTGACGATCCTGGAGCCGACCAGTACGCTGACGATGCACTTTCAGGAGCTCACGATCCAGGCGGCGTTCCTGTACCGGGTGCCCAACTCCGGTGGCAATCCCATCCAGATCGACCAACCGACGCACACCGTCAATATCGTGACGGAACAGCTCTTCTTCCGCAGCGCTTCCCAGCTGGCCGCGGGGAACTACGCGCTGCGCGTGGTGTACACGGGCAGCATGCGCAACTACCAGAGTGGCTACCTGGTGTCGCAGtaccgggacgacgacgaccagtgGCGCTACGTCGGTACGACCCACTTCCAGGCGACACTGGCGCGCCGAGTGTTGCCCTGCTACGATGAGCCGGCCCTGAAGGCCACGTTCGATCTGGAGATTACGCACCACCGGACGTACACGGCGATCGCCAACATGCCCATGACGCAGAGCACGGtcgatccgaccgaccgggactACATGGTGACGAGCTTCGAGCGAACGCCTCGCATGTCCACGTATCTGCTCGCGTTCGCCGTGACGGACTTTGTCACCCGGAGCAACGGACGGCACCAGGTGACGGTCCGGTCGAACGCGGTGGACGACGCGCTCTACGCGCTCGACGTTGGCGCCACGATACTGGACCGACTGGCGGAGTACCTGGACGTACCGTACTACGAGTACATGCCGAAGATTACGTCGATTGCAGTTCCGGACCGTGGCACCGGTGCCATGGAGAACTGGGGACTCGTGACGTACGG GGAACCGTCGCTGTTGTACAACCCGGCCGTAAATACCTATCGGAATCGTAAACGGGTTACGACCGTCATCGCGCACGAGTACGCCCATCAGTGGTTCGGCGATCTGGTCAGTCCGCTCTGGTGGCAGTACATTTGGCTGAACGAAGGATTCGCCACGCTGTACGAGTACTACGCGACGCGGCTGGCCGACCCGGGCGACGAGTACTGGGAGCTGTTCAACGGTGAGGTCATCCAGCGAGCCTTTATTGACGATGCGACCGAAACCATTCGCCCGCTCAATCAGAATGCGGCCAGCCAAAACGATGTGGCGGCACTGTTTGATGTCATCGCCTATCAGAAGG CCGGCAGCGTACTGAACATGTTCCGAAACGTGCTGGGTGAAACCCGCTGGCAGGAGGCGCTACGGTCGTACCTGACCGAGCGCGAACTAAGCGTGGCGGACGAGAACACGCTCGCCACCCATCTGCAGCGCACGGTCCAGGGCAGCCAAGGTGTTCTaccggccggcaccaccatccaCACGGTGCTCGCGTCCTGGACCGGCGCTCCCGGCTTCCCGGTGCTCAACGTGCGCCGCCTTTATCGCGACGACGGTGCGATGATCTTGTCGCAGGAACGCTTCCTGGCCGACCGAGTGCTGCCGACCACGCACACTTGGCACATTCCGTACAACTACGCGTACGAATCGTCCGCCACGTTCCACGATCTGTCCCAGTTCGAGTGGCTGACGACGAGGGCCGCCAAAATCGTCACCCCGGTTCCGGACACCGAGTGGATCGTCTTTAACCTGCAGCAAACGGGTTACTACCGGGTGAACTACGATCGCCGCAACTGGGACCTGCTGGTGGACGCGCTGCTTGCCAACCACGTCGCCATTCACCGGCTGAACCGGGCGCAGCTCCTGGACGATGCATTCCAGCTGGCCCGAGCCGACCTCCTCGATATGGGCGTGGTACTGCGGATGATGCGCTATCTGCGCCGCGAACGGGACTACGCACCGTGGTTGGCCGCCGACAAGGCACTGCGGTATCTGTACGAGAAACTGCGCGGCACCGACCACGAGCCGGTGTTCCGGGCGTTCGTCAGTGAGCTCATCGAGGAGGTCTACGCTACGGTCGTCCCGGTGGACACGGTGACCGACGGAGAGACGACGTTGTTCAAGTACCTCCGGGAGCTGATCACCGGATGGGGTTGCCGGATCGGGCACGCGGACTGTTTGCAGCGTTCGCGAGACGCACTGCGCCGGGAGtacggcgccgccgccgtgctcgACCCGACACCGGTGGATCCGGACGTGCGGGCCGTCGTCTACTGCTACGGGCTGCAGGCGGAGGATGCGACCGAAGAGTTTACCGCCATCTACCAACGGTTCATGGCTTCGCGTAATCAGGCCGAACGGACCGATCTGCTGAATGCGCTCGGGTGTTCCGGAAGTGCCGACAACATTCGCACGCTACTGGCCACGGTGCAGTTCAGTGCGAtacccggctccggcttcgtGTACCTCAGCGAAGAGAAGGGCCAACTGTTTCGGGCGAtcaccgacggtggccggttgcCGATCAACGCGATGATGGAAGTGTTCGCTGATGCCACCACGTTGGAACAGTTGATCGG CGTGGTAggaaccgatccgatcgtctCTGCGATTAATCGAATTGCCGAGCGAACCAACAACCCGGAGGAGCTGCGTCGCTTGGAGACGATGCTGGACGCCATCGGTCCATCCttgccggtgtccggtgcccTCGAGGTGGCTACGGCACGCCCACAGTGGTTCAGCACGGCCGAGGGCCTGATCGTGGGACAGTTTCTGGAAGGATACAACACCGTTTGA